One Diospyros lotus cultivar Yz01 chromosome 1, ASM1463336v1, whole genome shotgun sequence genomic window carries:
- the LOC127814261 gene encoding scarecrow-like protein 11 has product MDLHHWSFSGSTDGCESKQESVSAYSDPNSITGFQLEDVNRQYEYSNVLSISDGPAPVIHSTDLSVSCSGDSAGKYDFCDSVLKYIDQVLMEDDMEDKASMIEDSTLHAAEKYFYDILNERYPSLPNPVMPREETTSAQCSSSYGGSSSDADNLVKFGANISPLMHNPSVDHSLPSDSPSFSFVRFPCHSDIEPVKSVVNWGALENPRNIIPSENGVTFNFESRFASAIAKEKVWQTTAKLENDEGDCQGSLLRGRKSLHQEESALDEGRSNKQSAVDVEESVLYEMFDKVLSFGESALHTSDDDVPTEAGRKGQEYEQAKIYNEERAYDKKGIAKKEALDMRRLLIQCMQSMADNDLMTATKLLKHIRLLSSPLGDASQRLAHYFSNALEARLTSSRTPEYKPFHVQSLVEADVWKAHKLCVTAFPFVGISYFVATQMIMELAEKATCVHIIHFGILHGLQWPPLIRRLSERPGGPPKLRITAIDLPQIGFRPDARVKETGRRLATYCEKLKVPFEYNGFGQKWETVSIEDLRIQNEEVLVVNNVHQFEFLPDDTVMERSPRDTVLNLFKRINPDIFIHGVVNGAYNSPFFVSRFRESLFFFSSLFDMLDAIVPRDNQERMAIERYIWGESILNVVACEGFDRVVRPESYKQWEIRTLRAGFKQLPLNREILKEVRAKIKSSYHKDFFVDEANQWMVHGWKGRAFFAISSWKPA; this is encoded by the coding sequence ATGGATTTGCATCACTGGTCATTTTCTGGTTCCACGGACGGATGTGAGTCAAAGCAGGAGTCTGTTTCAGCCTATTCAGATCCTAATTCGATTACAGGATTTCAACTTGAAGATGTGAACCGACAATATGAATACTCGAATGTTCTTTCCATTTCAGATGGTCCAGCCCCTGTAATTCACTCCACGGATTTGTCTGTGAGCTGTAGTGGAGATTCTGCAGGAAAATATGATTTCTGTGACTCTGTTCTCAAGTACATAGACCAGGTATTAATGGAAGATGACATGGAAGACAAGGCCTCCATGATTGAGGACTCCACTCTTCATGCTGCTGAGAAATACTTCTATGATATACTTAATGAAAGATATCCTTCCTTGCCCAATCCGGTGATGCCTCGTGAGGAAACAACTAGCGCCCAATGTAGTAGCAGTTATGGTGGCAGCTCTTCTGATGCTGACAACTTGGTTAAATTTGGTGCAAATATATCTCCTCTTATGCACAATCCTTCTGTCGACCATTCATTACCGAGTGACTcaccatcattttcctttgtaaGATTCCCTTGTCATAGTGATATTGAACCCGTGAAGTCTGTTGTGAATTGGGGGGCGCTAGAGAACCCGAGGAACATTATACCTAGTGAAAATGGCGTAACTTTTAACTTTGAGAGCAGATTCGCATCAGCTATAGCAAAGGAAAAGGTTTGGCAAACGACAGCCAAGCTGGAAAATGATGAAGGGGACTGCCAGGGTAGTTTATTGAGGGGAAGAAAAAGTCTTCACCAAGAGGAGAGTGCCTTAGACGAAGGGAGAAGTAACAAGCAGTCGGCAGTAGATGTTGAGGAGTCTGTTTTATACGAGATGTTTGATAAGGTATTGTCCTTTGGTGAGTCTGCCTTACACACTTCTGATGATGACGTGCCAACCGAGGCAGGCAGAAAGGGGCAAGAATATGAGCaagcaaaaatatataatgaagaAAGAGCCTACGACAAGAAAGGAATTGCGAAAAAGGAAGCACTTGATATGAGGCGACTCCTGATACAGTGCATGCAATCTATGGCAGACAATGATCTGATGACAGCAACTAAACTACTGAAGCATATAAGGTTGCTTTCATCTCCACTGGGTGATGCATCCCAGAGGTTGGCTCATTACTTTTCTAATGCTCTCGAGGCACGCTTGACCAGTTCTAGGACCCCAGAATATAAACCCTTTCATGTCCAGAGCTTAGTGGAAGCTGATGTTTGGAAAGCTCATAAATTGTGCGTTACAGCATTCCCTTTCGTGGGGATTTCTTATTTCGTTGCAACCCAAATGATCATGGAACTGGCTGAGAAAGCTACTTGTGTTCACATTATTCATTTTGGTATTCTTCATGGCCTCCAATGGCCCCCACTTATTCGGCGTTTATCTGAAAGACCTGGTGGACCTCCCAAGCTTCGCATAACGGCAATAGACCTTCCCCAAATCGGTTTCCGACCAGATGCAAGGGTTAAGGAAACAGGACGGCGTTTAGCAACTTATTGTGAGAAGTTGAAGGTTCCATTTGAGTACAATGGTTTCGGACAAAAATGGGAAACTGTTAGTATTGAGGATCTCAGGATTCAGAACGAGGAGGTGCTTGTTGTTAACAATGTGCACCAGTTTGAATTCTTACCTGATGACACAGTTATGGAGCGTAGTCCAAGGGATACAGTTTTAAACTTATTCAAGAGGATTAACCCAGATATTTTCATACATGGAGTAGTTAATGGCGCCTATAATTCCCCATTTTTTGTATCACGGTTCCGCGagtctctcttcttcttctcttcattgtTTGATATGTTGGACGCTATTGTGCCGCGTGATAATCAGGAAAGAATGGCCATTGAGAGGTATATATGGGGGGAGTCAATTTTGAATGTCGTAGCATGTGAAGGATTTGATAGGGTTGTAAGGCCAGAGTCATACAAACAGTGGGAGATTCGGACACTCAGGGCTGGGTTCAAACAGCTGCCTTTAAATCGGGAGATCCTTAAGGAGGTAAGGGCTAAGATCAAATCATCCTACCACAAGGACTTTTTTGTGGACGAGGCCAACCAGTGGATGGTACATGGGTGGAAGGGGCGAGCTTTCTTTGCCATCTCCTCTTGGAAACCTGCATAG
- the LOC127795835 gene encoding probable methyltransferase PMT15 — MAGSNPPPYYTPISKPTPPNSIFKRTNFVSLFFIVSLCSLSYSLGIWRSGGAATPSASAAISTLGITIPCIPSPNSTGGLDFTSHHSASDVGTDAAPDAAKTYPPCHTKYTEYTPCEDGKRSLKFERERLIYRERHCPARGEEPKCRVPAPYGYKNPFKWPLSRDLVWYANVPHKELTVEKAVQNWIRFEGDRFRFPGGGTMFPNGADSYIDDIGKLINLKDGSIRTAIDTGCGVASWGAYLLSRNILTMSFAPRDTHEAQVQFALERGVPALIGVMASKRLPYPSRAFDMAHCSRCLIPWSQYGGIYLMEVDRVLRPGGYWILSGPPIHWRKYWRGWERTKEDLNGEQTAIEDVATSLCWKKLVERGDIAVWQKPTNHLQCQAHRKIARSPPFCPARDPDNAWYTNMETCLTPLPEVSSNQEVAGGELAKWPERLNAIPPRISRGIMKGVTTEVFRRDNELWKSRVSYYKTVNNQLGQAGRYRNLLDMNAYLGGFAAALVEDPVWVMNVVPVEAEINTLGVVYERGLIGTYQNWCEAMSTYPRTYDFIHADSVFTLYKNRCKMEDILLEMDRVLRPEGSVIFRDDVDILVKVKKIAEGMKWESQIVDHEDGPLKREKLLFAVKLYWTAPAYQAAAGSQDS; from the exons ATGGCGGGTTCAAACCCACCCCCGTATTACACTCCCATTTCCAAACCCACTCCGCCCAACTCCATTTTCAAAAGAACCAATTTcgtttctctcttcttcatcgTTTCCCTCTGCTCTCTATCCTACTCCCTCGGAATCTGGCGCAGTGGCGGCGCCGCCACCCCCTCCGCCTCCGCCGCCATTTCCACTCTCGGAATCACAATCCCCTGCATCCCCTCCCCCAACTCCACTGGAGGCCTGGACTTCACCTCCCACCACTCCGCCTCCGACGTCGGGACAGACGCGGCCCCCGACGCCGCCAAGACATATCCTCCGTGCCACACCAAGTACACCGAGTACACGCCTTGCGAGGACGGGAAGAGGTCGCTCAAGTTCGAGAGGGAGAGGCTGATTTATAGGGAGAGGCACTGTCCGGCGAGAGGCGAGGAGCCGAAGTGCCGCGTGCCGGCGCCTTACGGCTACAAGAACCCCTTCAAGTGGCCACTGAGCAGGGATCTGGTGTGGTACGCCAACGTGCCTCACAAGGAATTAACGGTCGAGAAAGCGGTTCAGAACTGGATCAGATTTGAAGGTGACCGGTTCAGATTCCCCGGCGGCGGGACCATGTTCCCCAACGGTGCCGATTCCTACATTGACGACATCGGCAAGTTGATCAATCTCAAAGATGGATCTATCCGAACCGCTATTGATACCGGTTGTGGG GTTGCGAGCTGGGGAGCCTATCTTCTGTCAAGAAACATCCTTACGATGTCGTTCGCGCCGAGGGACACCCACGAAGCGCAGGTGCAATTCGCTCTCGAGAGGGGCGTGCCGGCTCTGATTGGCGTCATGGCGTCCAAGCGGCTTCCTTACCCCTCCCGAGCTTTCGACATGGCTCACTGCTCTCGCTGCCTCATTCCGTGGAGCCAATACGGTGGGATTTACTTGATGGAGGTTGATCGGGTTCTGAGGCCCGGCGGCTACTGGATCCTCTCCGGCCCGCCGATCCACTGGAGAAAGTACTGGAGAGGCTGGGAGAGAACCAAGGAGGATTTGAATGGCGAACAGACCGCCATTGAAGACGTTGCCACCAGCCTCTGCTGGAAGAAGCTCGTAGAGAGGGGCGACATTGCTGTCTGGCAAAAACCCACCAACCATTTGCAGTGCCAAGCCCACCGGAAAATCGCCCGTAGCCCACCATTCTGCCCCGCCCGCGACCCGGATAACGCCTG GTACACAAATATGGAGACTTGTCTGACGCCTTTGCCGGAGGTTTCCAGCAACCAGGAAGTCGCCGGCGGGGAATTGGCAAAATGGCCAGAGAGGTTGAACGCCATTCCCCCAAGAATAAGCAGGGGAATCATGAAAGGAGTTACAACGGAGGTTTTCCGGCGAGACAACGAGCTCTGGAAAAGCAGAGTCTCGTACTACAAAACGGTGAACAACCAACTTGGGCAAGCTGGAAGATACAGGAACCTTCTGGACATGAACGCTTATTTGGGCGGATTCGCCGCCGCGTTGGTCGAAGACCCTGTTTGGGTGATGAACGTGGTTCCCGTCGAGGCGGAGATCAACACACTCGGAGTTGTTTACGAGCGTGGATTGATCGGAACTTACCAGAACTG GTGCGAAGCGATGTCTACGTATCCAAGAACTTACGATTTCATTCATGCCGATTCAGTCTTCACTCTGTACAAGAACAG ATGCAAGATGGAAGACATTCTTCTGGAAATGGACAGAGTTCTGAGGCCAGAAGGAAGCGTGATCTTCAGAGATGATGTGGACATTTTGGTGAAAGTGAAGAAGATTGCAGAGGGGATGAAGTGGGAGAGCCAGATAGTTGATCATGAAGACGGGCCGCTGAAGAGGGAGAAGCTTCTGTTTGCTGTGAAGCTGTATTGGACGGCTCCGGCTTATCAAGCAGCAGCAGGATCCCAGGATTCTTAA
- the LOC127794148 gene encoding protein MEN-8: MASTKPLRSLISSRATMFLFVVAAAALAVPTQVAEAQAGCTSQLGSLNVCAPFVLPGASSPSAECCTALQGIDHECLCNTLRISARLPSSCNLPPLACGTLLNTTDSPF, translated from the coding sequence ATGGCATCCACCAAGCCTCTCCGTTCCCTCATCAGCTCCCGAGCCACAATGTTCTTGTTTGTGGTGGCTGCGGCGGCGCTGGCGGTGCCAACCCAAGTGGCGGAGGCGCAGGCTGGCTGCACGTCCCAGCTGGGCAGCCTCAACGTGTGTGCGCCGTTCGTGTTGCCAGGAGCCTCCAGCCCTAGCGCCGAGTGCTGCACCGCCCTCCAGGGCATCGACCATGAATGTCTCTGCAACACTCTCCGCATATCCGCCCGCCTCCCCTCGAGCTGCAACCTCCCTCCTCTCGCTTGCGGTACACTTCTAAATACGACCGACTCTCCCTTTTAA